A genome region from Deinococcus planocerae includes the following:
- a CDS encoding PAS domain S-box protein produces MAGAGTHEPDSLFRQLLDGLPDPVLALDPGGRAVYVNPPAARLLGYGRSVLPERPVWEAFPAVLGPGFETLIRRALRERADLLDEEYAPGPGAWLEVRVSPSPSGLLVICRDVTSRRQAEAHAADLGALTLALSEAVEEAEVARALARHVPAALGADLAVLALLTAKNTEFRLLRSPEGPDEGPQEDTWPLEAGSPLADLIREGAVLPGQDVEWSPVAEFVRTLAPGRPVPGGLTALPLSAGGHALGALFLGFPAGRALPAEKRSLLLSVAGQCALALERARLLGAERRARQRLEALAAAGLVLASSLDERTTLGNVARVVVEHLADWVMVDLLDEQGRLRRVAAAHHDPEKDPLAQRLLRWQPQPEVPNPVTEVLRTGQPRLIDHVPDELVVRGKYDDEHLELVRSLTPRALMVVPLTVQTRVIGALTLVRAWPGAHYGEEDLTFAAELARRAAVAVDQAQTHARLARREGQLRRIAEANIIGILRVVEGEIVEANDAFLDMLGYTREDLRAGRLRWRDLTPPELHPPSEQAEEDVRRTGVVRPFEKEYLARDGRRVPVLVGAARLDEEEGPGHMTFVLDLSELASLKRAQAEREALLEQQAAERARYEAVLQQQPVGALVVDAGSGRVQFANRRFEELLGVEVQPGVAAQAVLRHLLDSEGRPLDGHSLLDEALRRGRATVDQDLRVVREGGQRPVWASAAPVRNRLGVILYAVLTLDETEERWERLLPALAGQQAPEEASQGPVTPEIFVRVVGRQLASLGHAPLEGRLVALLLLSAGGLTLTGAAERLHATKGALSRVMNELLARGDVVVTREPSSREYHLELSNGTYLRDLLEKRALSLSIASLGYALLRDQPDLDAVVARRVREMADIRTRNALHLSRLLEARRSAQRQARQTHLEGNWDAVPPRDER; encoded by the coding sequence GTGGCCGGCGCAGGCACCCACGAGCCAGACAGCCTCTTTCGGCAACTCCTCGACGGTCTCCCCGACCCGGTCCTCGCGCTGGACCCTGGTGGGCGCGCCGTCTACGTCAATCCGCCCGCCGCCCGGCTGCTCGGGTACGGGCGTTCCGTCCTGCCCGAGCGCCCCGTGTGGGAGGCGTTCCCGGCTGTCCTCGGCCCGGGGTTCGAGACGCTGATCCGCCGCGCCCTTAGGGAGCGGGCGGACCTGCTGGACGAGGAGTATGCCCCGGGGCCGGGCGCCTGGCTGGAGGTGCGCGTTTCACCCTCTCCCTCGGGCCTCCTCGTCATCTGCCGGGACGTGACCTCACGCCGGCAGGCCGAGGCACACGCGGCTGATTTGGGGGCCCTCACGCTGGCGCTCTCCGAGGCGGTCGAGGAGGCGGAAGTGGCCCGGGCCCTGGCGCGTCACGTTCCAGCCGCCCTGGGTGCCGACCTCGCGGTCCTCGCGCTCCTGACGGCGAAGAACACCGAATTCCGCCTGCTGCGTTCCCCGGAGGGCCCTGACGAAGGGCCACAAGAGGACACGTGGCCGCTGGAGGCGGGTTCGCCCCTCGCGGACCTCATCCGGGAGGGCGCCGTCTTGCCGGGTCAGGACGTGGAGTGGTCCCCGGTCGCGGAGTTCGTGCGGACGCTGGCGCCCGGGCGGCCTGTTCCCGGGGGGCTCACCGCGCTGCCCCTGTCCGCCGGGGGCCACGCGCTGGGCGCCCTGTTCCTGGGGTTTCCGGCGGGCCGGGCTCTCCCGGCCGAGAAGCGCTCCCTGCTGCTGAGTGTCGCCGGGCAGTGTGCCCTGGCGCTGGAGCGCGCGCGGCTGCTGGGTGCCGAGCGGCGGGCCCGGCAACGGCTGGAGGCGCTTGCGGCGGCCGGACTGGTGCTCGCCTCGTCCCTGGACGAACGCACGACGCTAGGGAATGTCGCCCGGGTGGTGGTGGAGCACCTCGCCGACTGGGTGATGGTGGACCTCCTCGACGAGCAGGGGAGACTGCGCCGCGTCGCCGCCGCCCACCACGACCCGGAGAAGGACCCGCTCGCTCAGCGCCTATTGCGCTGGCAACCCCAGCCCGAAGTGCCCAACCCGGTGACGGAAGTGCTCCGCACCGGGCAGCCCCGCCTGATCGACCACGTGCCCGACGAGCTGGTGGTGCGCGGCAAATACGACGACGAGCACCTCGAGCTGGTGCGGTCCCTCACCCCGCGGGCATTGATGGTGGTGCCCCTGACCGTGCAGACCCGGGTCATCGGCGCGCTCACCCTGGTGCGCGCCTGGCCGGGCGCGCACTACGGAGAGGAGGACCTGACCTTCGCCGCGGAACTCGCCCGCCGCGCGGCGGTGGCGGTGGATCAGGCGCAGACCCACGCGCGGCTCGCGCGCCGCGAGGGGCAGCTCCGCCGGATCGCGGAGGCGAACATCATCGGCATCCTGCGGGTGGTGGAGGGCGAGATCGTCGAGGCGAACGATGCCTTCCTAGACATGCTGGGCTACACCCGGGAGGACCTCCGGGCCGGTCGCCTGCGCTGGCGTGACCTGACCCCGCCGGAGCTGCACCCGCCGAGCGAGCAGGCCGAGGAGGATGTGCGGCGCACGGGCGTCGTCCGCCCCTTCGAGAAGGAGTACCTGGCGCGCGACGGGCGCCGGGTGCCCGTGCTGGTGGGGGCGGCCCGGCTGGACGAGGAGGAGGGCCCCGGGCACATGACCTTTGTGCTGGACCTCAGCGAACTCGCCTCCCTGAAACGCGCCCAGGCCGAGCGGGAGGCGCTGCTCGAACAGCAGGCCGCCGAGCGGGCACGCTACGAGGCGGTCTTGCAGCAGCAGCCGGTGGGGGCGCTCGTCGTGGACGCGGGGAGCGGGCGGGTGCAGTTCGCCAACCGGCGTTTCGAGGAGCTGCTGGGGGTAGAGGTGCAGCCGGGTGTGGCGGCCCAGGCCGTCCTGCGCCACCTGCTCGACTCGGAGGGACGACCGCTGGACGGGCATTCACTCCTCGACGAGGCGCTGCGGCGGGGCCGAGCTACCGTGGACCAGGACCTGCGGGTCGTGCGGGAAGGTGGACAGCGGCCCGTCTGGGCGAGCGCGGCCCCGGTCCGCAACCGGCTGGGGGTCATCCTCTACGCCGTGCTGACCCTCGACGAGACCGAGGAACGCTGGGAGCGCCTGCTGCCCGCGCTGGCCGGGCAGCAGGCCCCGGAGGAGGCTTCTCAGGGTCCAGTCACCCCGGAGATCTTCGTGCGCGTGGTGGGGCGCCAGCTTGCCTCCCTGGGCCACGCCCCGCTGGAGGGTCGCCTAGTCGCGCTGCTGCTGCTCAGCGCCGGGGGGCTGACCCTCACGGGGGCGGCGGAGCGGCTGCACGCCACCAAGGGCGCCCTGTCGCGGGTGATGAACGAGCTGCTCGCCCGCGGGGACGTGGTGGTGACCCGCGAGCCGTCCTCCCGGGAGTACCACCTGGAGCTGAGCAACGGGACGTACCTGCGGGACCTGCTCGAGAAGCGCGCGCTCAGCCTCTCCATCGCGTCGCTGGGGTACGCCCTGCTGCGGGACCAGCCTGATCTCGACGCGGTGGTCGCGCGGCGGGTGCGCGAGATGGCCGACATCCGCACCCGCAACGCCCTGCATCTGTCTCGCCTGCTGGAAGCCCGGCGAAGCGCGCAGCGCCAGGCCCGCCAGACCCACCTGGAGGGCAACTGGGACGCCGTGCCGCCCCGGGACGAGCGGTAG
- a CDS encoding AfsR/SARP family transcriptional regulator has protein sequence MTHLQLFTLGQTSATLDGQPVHWGSSSAERLLHDLLSHPEGRRRDEILEDLWQTDLNEQSASRFRVTVHRLRRALESPDAVSEQHGRYVLSDEVLQASDVYRLYAALREGEQADDEKTCLHAYERVLDIYRGDFLEGCEDDWAVRAREEHRGVYVRACLELSALHCEHHECAASVETLSGALRADPYLGENHHQRLMGCLSTASDKYAAVEHYRRFVRFLRDELQDTPLPETTELAGRIKLGEHVCPRLEGHPPGQTSSCPFARQGRCPDRFIALEVQPPALTAPTAQAFPAPAR, from the coding sequence ATGACGCACCTGCAACTCTTCACCCTGGGACAGACGAGCGCCACCCTGGACGGCCAGCCCGTCCACTGGGGGTCGAGTTCCGCCGAGCGCCTCCTGCACGACCTGCTGTCCCACCCCGAGGGGCGGCGCCGCGATGAGATTCTGGAGGACCTCTGGCAGACGGACCTCAACGAGCAAAGCGCGAGCCGCTTCCGGGTGACGGTGCACCGCCTGCGCCGGGCGCTGGAGAGTCCGGACGCCGTGAGCGAGCAGCATGGCCGCTACGTGCTCTCCGATGAGGTCTTGCAGGCGTCGGACGTGTACCGGCTGTACGCTGCGCTGCGTGAGGGAGAGCAGGCGGACGACGAAAAGACGTGCCTGCACGCCTACGAACGGGTCCTGGACATCTACCGGGGGGACTTCCTGGAGGGGTGCGAGGACGACTGGGCGGTGCGGGCCCGCGAGGAACACCGGGGCGTGTACGTGCGCGCCTGCCTCGAACTTTCCGCGCTGCACTGTGAGCACCACGAGTGCGCCGCCTCCGTGGAGACCCTCTCGGGCGCGCTGCGTGCAGACCCCTACTTGGGCGAGAACCACCACCAGCGCCTGATGGGCTGCCTCTCGACCGCCTCTGACAAGTACGCCGCCGTGGAGCACTACCGCCGCTTCGTGCGTTTCCTGCGCGACGAACTGCAAGACACGCCGCTCCCCGAGACGACCGAGCTGGCCGGGCGCATCAAGCTCGGCGAGCACGTCTGCCCGCGCCTGGAGGGCCACCCCCCCGGCCAGACCTCCTCCTGCCCCTTCGCCCGGCAGGGGAGGTGCCCGGACCGCTTCATCGCGCTGGAAGTTCAGCCGCCCGCCCTCACCGCGCCCACGGCTCAGGCCTTCCCGGCGCCCGCGCGCTGA
- a CDS encoding CPBP family intramembrane glutamic endopeptidase, protein MDRPLSIPSSRRPGRALATFFTLTFLISWGAWVPVNLAARGVIAAAPPAALANLVAVFGPLLAAVLTARVMNGGAGPLFSGLWRWRLSARWYAFVLLYPPALSLVTSGVSVLLGQGWPDWAHPPILQALPDVAAPLWPWPLLPLLFVQQTFLGSSMGEEVGWRAFALPRMQARWGALPASLLLGAVWGVWHWPYHSTPGHPLEHTPFGWTVLGTVAASVLFTWVWNGTRGSLLLALLFHSSVALTSSFVASGTGSGRSAALAWVAPLAVIAATRGSLGRRARIPSGAEESQRAGAGKA, encoded by the coding sequence ATGGACCGCCCGCTCTCCATCCCGTCTTCGAGGCGGCCCGGACGCGCGCTGGCGACGTTCTTCACGCTGACGTTCCTGATCTCGTGGGGCGCGTGGGTGCCCGTCAACCTCGCGGCGCGCGGGGTGATCGCCGCGGCCCCGCCCGCCGCCCTCGCCAACCTCGTCGCGGTCTTCGGGCCGCTGCTCGCCGCCGTCCTCACCGCGCGGGTCATGAACGGTGGGGCGGGCCCCCTCTTCTCCGGCCTGTGGCGCTGGCGCCTGTCCGCCCGCTGGTACGCCTTCGTGCTGTTGTACCCGCCCGCGCTGTCGCTCGTCACCTCCGGCGTCTCGGTCCTGCTCGGGCAAGGGTGGCCGGACTGGGCGCACCCCCCGATCCTGCAAGCCCTCCCGGACGTGGCCGCGCCGCTGTGGCCCTGGCCGCTGCTGCCCCTCCTGTTCGTCCAGCAGACGTTCCTGGGCAGCTCGATGGGCGAGGAGGTCGGCTGGCGGGCCTTCGCGCTGCCCCGGATGCAGGCGAGGTGGGGGGCGCTGCCCGCGAGCCTGCTCCTCGGAGCCGTGTGGGGCGTGTGGCACTGGCCTTACCACAGCACCCCGGGCCACCCGCTGGAACACACCCCCTTCGGCTGGACGGTCCTCGGTACGGTGGCGGCGAGCGTGCTGTTCACCTGGGTGTGGAACGGCACGCGGGGCAGCCTGCTCCTCGCCCTGCTGTTTCACTCGTCGGTCGCCCTGACGAGCAGCTTCGTGGCCTCGGGGACGGGGTCCGGGCGCTCGGCGGCCCTCGCGTGGGTGGCGCCGCTGGCCGTGATCGCCGCCACACGCGGCTCACTGGGCCGGCGGGCCCGAATTCCCTCCGGCGCCGAGGAATCTCAGCGCGCGGGCGCCGGGAAGGCCTGA
- a CDS encoding YgaP family membrane protein yields the protein MRRNMGTLDRALRGLTGVMLLAWGFTAGLGAWEVPVLVIGGVLGLTAPTGFCPLYLPFHIDTRGRG from the coding sequence ATGCGCAGGAACATGGGAACGCTCGACCGGGCCCTGCGGGGGCTGACCGGCGTCATGCTGCTGGCCTGGGGGTTCACCGCCGGGCTCGGCGCGTGGGAGGTCCCGGTCCTCGTGATCGGTGGGGTCCTGGGGCTGACCGCGCCGACCGGGTTCTGCCCGCTGTACCTGCCCTTCCACATCGACACGAGGGGCCGGGGATAG
- a CDS encoding multicopper oxidase family protein, translating into MPLVLQDRAFNADGTLAYPATWAPEFFGDVAVVNGRAFPTLDVEPRSYRLRLLNGSNARFYRLDLGRGGRRLPLHQIGSDGGLLPQTATATTLLLAPGERADVIVDFSGSAGQTLELGNSAETPFAGGVSRSGGQPPLPGLMRFRVVKPLAAPDPLVLPTAPGTPPDLRAQDVRRARYLTLNEVLDPATGAPLRTLLGTLDPATGRSRPHALMDPATETPTRGDVEEWVLVNNTVDAHPIHLHLVQFMVLGRATVPCVPGTENAAVGYPGDVVTAGGAPQFGPLTPPPPNERGWKDTVVVYPGEMTRIRMRFDRAGTYVWHCHILEHEENDMMRPLVVAAR; encoded by the coding sequence GTGCCGCTGGTCCTCCAGGACCGGGCCTTCAACGCCGACGGCACCCTGGCGTACCCGGCCACCTGGGCGCCGGAGTTTTTCGGGGACGTGGCGGTGGTGAACGGGCGGGCCTTCCCGACCCTCGACGTGGAGCCGCGCTCCTACCGCCTGCGGCTGCTCAACGGCTCGAACGCCCGCTTCTACCGGCTCGATCTGGGCCGGGGGGGCCGCCGCCTGCCCCTGCACCAGATCGGCTCGGATGGCGGCCTGCTGCCCCAGACCGCCACCGCGACCACCCTGCTGCTCGCGCCGGGCGAGCGCGCGGACGTGATCGTGGACTTCTCGGGCTCGGCCGGGCAGACCCTGGAGTTGGGAAACAGCGCCGAGACGCCCTTCGCCGGGGGAGTCAGCCGGAGCGGCGGCCAGCCCCCGCTTCCGGGGCTGATGCGCTTCCGGGTGGTGAAGCCCCTCGCCGCCCCGGACCCCCTCGTCCTGCCCACGGCGCCCGGCACGCCGCCGGACCTGCGGGCGCAGGACGTGCGGCGGGCGCGTTACCTCACCCTCAACGAGGTGCTCGACCCAGCGACCGGGGCGCCGCTGCGGACCCTGCTGGGCACGCTGGACCCGGCGACCGGGCGCTCGCGGCCCCACGCCCTCATGGACCCCGCGACTGAGACGCCCACCCGGGGCGACGTGGAGGAATGGGTGCTCGTGAACAACACGGTGGACGCCCACCCGATCCACCTTCACCTCGTGCAGTTCATGGTGCTGGGCCGCGCGACGGTGCCGTGCGTGCCGGGCACGGAGAACGCGGCAGTCGGGTATCCCGGCGACGTGGTGACGGCGGGCGGCGCCCCGCAGTTCGGCCCCCTTACCCCTCCGCCCCCGAATGAGCGGGGCTGGAAAGACACCGTGGTCGTGTACCCCGGCGAGATGACCCGCATCCGCATGCGGTTCGACCGGGCGGGCACCTACGTCTGGCACTGCCACATCCTCGAACACGAGGAGAACGACATGATGCGCCCGCTGGTGGTCGCCGCCCGCTGA
- a CDS encoding DUF4010 domain-containing protein, with product MNAFGHVLGRAVGPRYGLALAGCASGFVSSLATVAALGSRARADERSVRGAVAGATASSVATIVQAAVLIGTISPALLAGLVWPLSLGGLATLAYAAVQAWRADHTPTGAGVVTGRAFDVRAALGFAALVSLVAFLAELVGRALGPARGAVPAHRRLPNPVSAHPRPHPLPASPPSERARGCGGSPPSGTRIPVTEAGSALLSLFSRLSGPRAYAATPSARGLAKGVGGGSLLRKVSSCRERKDRWETANSNAPRAGQWR from the coding sequence GTGAACGCCTTCGGGCACGTCCTGGGACGGGCGGTGGGGCCGCGCTACGGCCTCGCGTTGGCGGGGTGCGCCTCCGGCTTCGTCTCCAGCCTCGCCACCGTTGCCGCGTTGGGGAGCCGGGCCAGGGCGGATGAGCGGAGCGTGCGCGGCGCGGTGGCGGGGGCGACGGCCTCCAGCGTCGCCACCATCGTCCAGGCGGCGGTGCTGATCGGCACGATCTCGCCCGCCCTGCTGGCCGGGCTGGTCTGGCCGCTCTCGCTGGGCGGGCTCGCCACCCTGGCCTACGCGGCGGTCCAGGCGTGGCGGGCTGACCACACCCCCACGGGGGCGGGCGTGGTCACCGGGCGGGCCTTTGACGTGCGCGCGGCGCTGGGCTTCGCGGCGCTGGTGTCGCTGGTGGCCTTCCTCGCCGAGCTGGTGGGGCGCGCCCTCGGCCCGGCTCGCGGGGCTGTGCCTGCTCATCGTCGGCTCCCCAACCCAGTTTCGGCCCACCCCCGCCCTCACCCGCTTCCTGCAAGCCCTCCCAGCGAACGGGCTCGCGGGTGTGGGGGTAGCCCACCTTCAGGCACCCGCATCCCGGTGACCGAGGCCGGGTCTGCCCTGCTGAGCTTATTTTCGCGGCTCAGCGGGCCGAGGGCCTACGCCGCCACGCCCAGCGCGCGCGGCCTGGCGAAGGGGGTGGGCGGCGGGTCGCTCCTCCGGAAGGTTTCCTCGTGCAGGGAACGGAAGGACCGCTGGGAGACGGCGAACTCGAACGCGCCGCGCGCTGGGCAGTGGAGATGA
- a CDS encoding LacI family DNA-binding transcriptional regulator, producing the protein MTVTLDDIAKRAQVSKATVSRVLNNHPNVTDTVRQAVRSVADDLGYFRTARRLRGAALQTVLVVGGGTEPQRHADAAQLSRDFSRNVADGAQRVLADYQVDARMQFIPAGLQGVLEQAACSDVLGVLLLGGNLVNFETARALGRLGVHCVIVGAGPTSEEVNTVSVDYQGGIERAVGHLVGAGRRRLALVNGPELTSTSKAKFRGLRLGLALHDLEFRPERAVSGDFTSGEGHARTLDLLDAAPDVDAILYADDYMAMGGLRALAERGRTVPDDVAVVGFHDYEIAHFTSPPLTTVRMDMHGLGSVAAERLVTLLDRPRSGGWHIVQPLRLVERASTTSTGGDRS; encoded by the coding sequence ATGACGGTCACGCTCGACGATATTGCTAAACGTGCGCAGGTTTCCAAAGCCACCGTGTCCCGGGTACTCAACAATCACCCCAACGTGACAGACACGGTGCGCCAGGCCGTGCGCAGCGTGGCCGACGACCTGGGGTACTTCCGGACGGCGCGCCGATTGCGCGGCGCAGCACTCCAGACGGTTCTGGTGGTGGGCGGAGGCACCGAGCCGCAGCGCCACGCCGACGCGGCCCAGCTCAGCCGAGACTTCAGCCGGAACGTCGCGGACGGCGCGCAGCGCGTGCTGGCCGATTATCAGGTGGACGCCCGCATGCAGTTCATCCCGGCGGGTCTCCAGGGCGTGCTGGAGCAGGCGGCGTGTTCCGATGTCTTGGGCGTGCTGCTGCTGGGGGGCAACCTCGTGAACTTCGAGACCGCCCGCGCCCTGGGTCGGCTGGGCGTCCACTGCGTCATCGTTGGTGCAGGACCCACCAGCGAGGAGGTCAACACCGTCTCGGTGGACTACCAGGGCGGCATCGAACGGGCCGTCGGGCATCTCGTGGGGGCGGGTCGGCGACGTCTCGCCCTCGTCAACGGCCCGGAGCTGACCAGCACCAGTAAGGCCAAGTTCAGGGGACTGCGTCTAGGCCTGGCCCTGCACGACCTGGAGTTTCGCCCGGAGCGGGCGGTGAGTGGCGACTTCACCAGCGGCGAGGGCCACGCGCGCACGCTGGACCTGCTGGACGCCGCCCCGGATGTGGACGCCATCCTCTACGCCGACGATTACATGGCGATGGGCGGGCTGCGCGCCCTCGCCGAGCGGGGCCGGACCGTGCCCGACGACGTCGCGGTGGTCGGTTTCCACGACTACGAGATCGCCCACTTCACCAGCCCACCGCTCACGACGGTGCGGATGGACATGCACGGGTTGGGATCGGTGGCGGCCGAACGCCTCGTGACGCTGCTCGACCGCCCGCGTTCCGGCGGGTGGCACATCGTGCAGCCCCTCCGCCTGGTTGAGCGCGCCTCGACCACATCGACGGGAGGGGACCGTTCATGA
- a CDS encoding ABC transporter substrate-binding protein: MSSPRSRFARLAMLLTTALLGQAAAKTTLNFWWSQESAEDKAFLDARIAEFEKANPDIDVRLQVLPADQYLNAVNLAFRGGNPPDVFRAGGFSAPRLEDYAALGWLLPLNNLRSNSLITRYPSNTIAEGTVIFGGKMYSVPYFRTGVNNMAFLYYNKKIFAEAGLSAPPRTWNEVRAYARKITETGKGRYFGWAMQPKSPPSTYGGYLSTVARRGFVGEPHPALDYTTGRYNAEHPGQVAAVEFLRKLNLEDKAVIPGWESLDFNTLQDTFAQGRVGMMLGFAAYAGTFSTRYNMKESDFGIAPMPTETGKYLTRLPKGPPVGWFAISARTKAPKEAYKLFDFLNSEPFSLANAQERGHAPPLRLPTATLARLNFTIPAQIAVTNTEGVLRPDPRLRSPDWVKVLANFKPPQPQLYEIHAQYINGQISNYLDAAKKYDAAWNAELDRAIAAAQKDGAKVCRELLIFPNYTATRDFGSRDYAALPKCK; encoded by the coding sequence ATGTCCAGTCCCCGTTCCCGTTTCGCCCGGCTCGCCATGCTGCTCACCACCGCCCTGCTCGGCCAGGCGGCTGCCAAGACCACCCTGAACTTCTGGTGGTCGCAGGAGTCCGCTGAGGACAAGGCCTTTCTCGACGCGCGCATCGCCGAGTTCGAAAAGGCCAACCCCGACATCGACGTGCGGCTCCAGGTGTTGCCCGCCGACCAGTACCTGAATGCGGTGAACCTCGCGTTCCGTGGGGGCAATCCCCCAGACGTGTTTCGCGCCGGTGGGTTTTCCGCGCCCCGCTTGGAAGACTACGCCGCGCTGGGCTGGCTGCTGCCGCTTAACAACCTGCGGAGCAACAGTCTGATCACGCGTTACCCCAGCAACACCATCGCAGAAGGCACCGTGATTTTTGGCGGCAAGATGTACTCGGTTCCGTACTTCCGCACTGGCGTCAACAACATGGCCTTCTTGTACTACAACAAGAAGATCTTCGCGGAAGCAGGCTTGAGTGCGCCGCCCAGAACATGGAACGAAGTGCGTGCCTACGCCCGCAAGATCACCGAAACGGGCAAGGGGCGCTATTTCGGCTGGGCGATGCAGCCCAAGAGTCCGCCCTCGACCTACGGCGGCTACCTGTCCACCGTCGCCCGCAGGGGCTTTGTGGGGGAACCGCACCCGGCCCTCGACTACACCACCGGGCGCTACAACGCCGAGCATCCCGGGCAGGTCGCGGCGGTCGAGTTCCTCCGCAAGCTCAACCTGGAGGACAAGGCGGTGATCCCCGGCTGGGAGAGCCTCGACTTCAACACCCTGCAAGACACCTTCGCGCAGGGCCGGGTGGGCATGATGCTGGGCTTCGCGGCCTACGCGGGCACCTTTTCCACCCGCTACAACATGAAAGAAAGTGACTTCGGCATCGCGCCGATGCCCACCGAGACGGGCAAGTACCTCACCAGGCTCCCCAAGGGGCCGCCGGTCGGCTGGTTTGCCATCTCCGCGCGGACCAAGGCGCCGAAGGAGGCCTACAAGCTCTTCGACTTCCTCAACAGCGAGCCCTTCTCCCTCGCCAACGCGCAGGAGCGCGGTCACGCCCCGCCTCTGCGGCTGCCCACCGCCACGCTGGCGCGGCTCAACTTCACCATCCCTGCCCAGATCGCGGTGACGAACACCGAGGGCGTGCTGCGCCCCGACCCCCGGCTGCGCAGCCCCGACTGGGTCAAGGTCCTCGCCAACTTCAAGCCCCCCCAGCCCCAGCTCTACGAGATCCACGCGCAGTACATCAACGGGCAGATCAGCAACTACCTCGACGCGGCGAAGAAGTACGACGCGGCCTGGAACGCCGAACTCGACCGCGCCATCGCCGCCGCGCAAAAGGACGGGGCCAAGGTGTGCCGGGAACTCTTGATCTTCCCGAACTACACGGCCACCCGGGACTTTGGCAGCCGCGACTACGCCGCGCTGCCGAAGTGCAAGTGA